One part of the Luteolibacter flavescens genome encodes these proteins:
- a CDS encoding glycoside hydrolase family 2 protein: protein MKDTQPKPRRALAGCLGLLALAATTQAQEPPALPQWKYTTDKPADGWEAPGFDDAAWKSGPGGFGGKEGPKRAPGGIVNTEWTTDDIWLRRTFELKELPAKPALFIHHDDDAEVFLNGKQIAKFSGYTQAYKIVPLELSARDTLVAGANLLAVHCHQGSGGQYIDAHVIDTEVLPDLRTLLGSDGAVHSKLITPWGEKVTAENAWREYPRPQLKREQWTNLNGHWDYAITTLDAGTPAKWAGKILVPYPVESKLSGVRRMLQPYEALWYRRPLDLTPKEGKRTILHFEAVDYRAKVWVNDKEVGTHVGGNLPFHFDVTDVLKKEGGNTLTVRVEDSTGGSQLRGKQVLNPGGIFYTRNSGIWQTVWAEEVPQMHITGLNITSDIATGEIKVDGKLHGADYADVSRKIEVLEDGKVIAEGTGGQPVKIPNAKLWSPESPHLYDIRVSILGQGDEVTDQVTSYTGLRQVGKVKDKDGRWRFTLNGKTIFHWGPLDQGWWPDGLLTPPSDDAMVFEIQWLKDAGFNMIRKHIKVEPQRYYYHCDKIGMLVWQDQVSGGASPPWTKFDLDPKDAEWSDEDHKQWLSELDDMITLLGHFPSIVVWTPFNEAWGQHRTMQVGDWSVKRDATRHINIASGGNFWPVGDIADLHHYPDPGFPTEDKRYDDFIKVVGEFGGHGWPVKDHLWNVSKENWGYGGLPKSIEEYRERYVKSIQILTDLKAKGIAGGVYTQTADVEEEINGLMSYDRKVIKIPAEELKKIHAPLTAE from the coding sequence ATGAAAGACACCCAACCGAAACCGCGCCGCGCGCTCGCTGGCTGCCTCGGCCTGCTGGCCCTGGCTGCCACGACACAGGCTCAGGAACCACCGGCCCTGCCGCAATGGAAATATACGACCGACAAGCCTGCCGACGGCTGGGAAGCCCCGGGCTTCGATGACGCGGCATGGAAGTCCGGCCCCGGTGGATTCGGCGGCAAGGAAGGTCCGAAGCGTGCCCCCGGCGGCATCGTGAATACGGAGTGGACCACCGATGACATCTGGCTCCGCCGCACCTTCGAGCTGAAGGAATTGCCCGCGAAGCCCGCGCTCTTCATCCATCACGACGATGACGCGGAGGTCTTCCTGAATGGCAAGCAGATCGCGAAATTCAGCGGCTACACTCAAGCCTACAAGATCGTGCCGCTGGAACTCAGCGCCCGCGATACTCTCGTGGCCGGTGCGAATCTCCTCGCCGTGCATTGCCACCAGGGCAGCGGCGGCCAGTACATCGATGCCCACGTGATCGACACCGAGGTCCTGCCCGACCTGCGGACGCTGCTCGGCAGCGATGGCGCGGTGCATTCGAAGCTCATCACCCCGTGGGGCGAAAAGGTCACCGCGGAGAATGCCTGGCGCGAGTATCCCCGCCCGCAGCTCAAGCGCGAGCAGTGGACGAACCTGAACGGCCACTGGGACTACGCCATCACCACCCTGGACGCCGGCACCCCGGCGAAGTGGGCGGGCAAGATCCTCGTGCCCTATCCGGTGGAGTCAAAGCTCTCCGGCGTGCGCCGCATGCTGCAGCCCTACGAGGCGCTGTGGTACCGCCGCCCGCTCGATCTCACCCCGAAGGAAGGCAAGCGCACGATCCTCCACTTCGAGGCGGTCGATTACCGTGCGAAGGTCTGGGTGAATGACAAGGAAGTGGGCACCCACGTGGGTGGCAACCTGCCCTTCCACTTCGATGTGACCGATGTGCTGAAGAAGGAAGGCGGCAACACGCTCACTGTCCGCGTGGAGGATTCCACCGGCGGCTCCCAGCTCCGCGGCAAGCAGGTCCTGAATCCCGGCGGCATCTTCTACACGCGGAATTCCGGCATCTGGCAGACCGTATGGGCGGAGGAAGTCCCGCAGATGCACATCACCGGCCTGAATATCACCAGCGACATCGCCACCGGCGAGATCAAGGTGGATGGCAAGCTCCACGGTGCCGACTACGCCGACGTCTCCCGCAAGATCGAGGTCCTCGAGGATGGCAAGGTCATCGCCGAAGGCACCGGCGGCCAGCCCGTCAAGATCCCGAATGCCAAGCTCTGGTCTCCGGAAAGCCCGCACCTCTATGACATCCGCGTGTCCATCCTCGGCCAGGGCGACGAGGTCACCGACCAGGTGACCAGCTACACCGGCCTCCGCCAGGTGGGCAAGGTGAAGGACAAGGACGGTCGCTGGCGCTTCACGCTGAATGGCAAGACGATCTTCCACTGGGGCCCGCTCGACCAGGGCTGGTGGCCGGATGGCCTGCTCACCCCGCCGTCCGACGATGCCATGGTCTTCGAGATCCAGTGGCTGAAGGACGCCGGATTCAACATGATCCGCAAGCACATCAAGGTGGAGCCGCAGCGCTACTACTACCACTGCGACAAGATCGGCATGCTGGTCTGGCAGGACCAGGTGAGCGGGGGTGCGAGCCCGCCGTGGACGAAATTCGACCTCGACCCGAAGGACGCCGAGTGGTCCGACGAGGATCACAAGCAGTGGCTCTCCGAGCTGGATGACATGATCACGCTGCTCGGCCACTTCCCCAGCATCGTCGTCTGGACTCCCTTCAATGAAGCATGGGGCCAGCACCGCACGATGCAGGTGGGCGATTGGTCGGTGAAGCGCGATGCCACCCGCCACATCAATATCGCCAGCGGTGGCAATTTCTGGCCGGTGGGCGATATCGCCGACCTCCACCACTACCCCGATCCCGGCTTCCCGACTGAGGACAAGCGCTACGATGACTTCATCAAGGTGGTCGGTGAATTCGGCGGCCACGGCTGGCCGGTGAAGGACCACCTCTGGAACGTCAGCAAGGAAAACTGGGGCTACGGCGGCCTGCCGAAGAGCATCGAGGAATACCGCGAGCGCTACGTGAAATCGATCCAGATCCTCACCGACCTCAAGGCCAAGGGCATCGCCGGCGGTGTCTACACCCAGACAGCCGACGTCGAGGAAGAGATCAATGGTCTCATGTCCTACGACCGCAAGGTCATCAAGATCCCTGCCGAGGAGCTGAAGAAGATCCACGCGCCGCTCACCGCGGAGTGA
- a CDS encoding SMI1/KNR4 family protein produces the protein MSSAQDQTRDIIDLIWDREKYYIVSACESAPSREDLLAFAARYGVTFPEDYLAHASNYFGGLYLVVNEEIWPRHKAGDVGPFWSFLYGVFTHALSDEAPEWMQLGPVAEEFREMGHQVVPFLKIIGDADVYCFDANGSIQRWLHEEDAFEPYEGGFFDLLRQEFLELDERRKRKEAGGETSP, from the coding sequence ATGTCATCCGCCCAAGACCAGACCCGCGACATCATTGATCTCATCTGGGATCGCGAGAAGTATTACATCGTGTCCGCGTGCGAATCCGCTCCTTCGCGCGAGGATCTGTTAGCCTTCGCCGCGCGGTATGGAGTGACCTTTCCGGAGGATTATCTGGCCCATGCATCGAACTACTTCGGCGGGCTGTATCTGGTGGTGAACGAGGAGATCTGGCCCCGCCACAAGGCCGGTGATGTGGGGCCTTTCTGGAGTTTCCTTTACGGGGTATTCACCCATGCGCTGAGCGATGAGGCTCCGGAGTGGATGCAGCTCGGCCCCGTTGCCGAGGAGTTCCGGGAGATGGGCCATCAGGTCGTGCCCTTCCTGAAGATCATCGGGGACGCCGATGTCTATTGCTTCGACGCGAACGGGAGCATCCAACGCTGGCTCCATGAGGAAGATGCATTCGAGCCCTACGAGGGCGGCTTCTTCGATCTCCTGCGGCAGGAATTCCTGGAACTCGACGAGCGCCGCAAGCGCAAGGAAGCGGGAGGCGAGACCTCGCCATGA
- the thiC gene encoding phosphomethylpyrimidine synthase ThiC, which yields MIAPEESTGNDTAAATHDASRAPLPASTRVYVQGELFPEVLVPMREITLNDTKTFNGRIEKNEPVRVYDCSGPWGDPAFTGTSDEGLPALRREWILQRGDVEAYDGRKVQPQDNGYLTERHVEFASKSERANKFVEFPGLTSERRQPLRAKDKPVTQKWYADNGIITPEMEFIAIRENMRRAKIADMKEDIVRNNLEKQHSGSNQLPDSPYTPGIFRRFPQRIPAEITPEFVRSEVAAGRAIIPLNVNHPECEPMIIGRNFLVKINANIGNSAVASSIEEEVEKMRWATKWGADTVMDLSTGKNIHATREWILRNSPVPIGTVPIYQALEKVNGKAEDLTWELYRDTLIEQAEQGVDYFTIHAGVLLRFVPLTASRMTGIVSRGGSIMAKWCLAHHKENFLYTHWDEICDICAAYDVSFSIGDGLRPGSVADANDKAQFGELEVQGELTKRAWAKGCQVMNEGPGHVPMHMIEENMAKQLEWCHEAPFYTLGPLTTDIAPGYDHITSGIGAAMIGWYGCAMLCYVTPKEHLGLPNKKDVKDGVITYKLAAHAADLAKGHPGAQYRDNALSKARFEFRWEDQFNLGLDPETAREFHDETLPQDGAKTAHFCSMCGPHFCSMKITEDVRKYAAEQGISEEAALEKGMVDKSKEFVEKGAEVYTPA from the coding sequence ATGATCGCTCCTGAAGAATCCACCGGCAACGACACCGCGGCAGCCACCCACGACGCCTCGCGCGCTCCCCTGCCCGCCTCGACCCGCGTCTATGTGCAGGGCGAGCTTTTCCCGGAAGTTCTCGTGCCGATGCGCGAGATCACCCTGAATGATACGAAGACCTTCAACGGCCGCATCGAGAAGAACGAGCCGGTGCGCGTCTATGACTGCTCCGGCCCGTGGGGCGATCCCGCCTTCACCGGCACCTCGGACGAGGGCCTGCCCGCGCTGCGCCGCGAGTGGATCCTGCAGCGCGGCGACGTCGAGGCCTACGACGGCCGGAAGGTGCAGCCGCAGGACAATGGCTACCTGACCGAGCGCCACGTGGAATTCGCCTCGAAGTCCGAGCGCGCGAACAAGTTCGTCGAGTTCCCCGGCCTCACCTCCGAGCGCCGCCAGCCGCTCCGCGCAAAGGACAAGCCCGTCACGCAGAAGTGGTATGCCGACAATGGCATCATCACGCCCGAGATGGAGTTCATCGCCATCCGTGAAAACATGCGCCGCGCGAAGATCGCGGACATGAAGGAGGACATCGTCCGCAACAACCTCGAGAAGCAGCATTCCGGATCGAACCAGCTCCCGGACAGCCCCTACACGCCGGGCATCTTCCGCCGCTTCCCGCAGCGCATCCCGGCTGAGATCACCCCGGAATTCGTCCGCAGCGAGGTGGCCGCCGGTCGCGCGATCATCCCGCTGAATGTGAACCACCCGGAGTGCGAGCCGATGATCATCGGTCGGAATTTCCTTGTGAAGATCAATGCCAACATCGGCAACTCCGCCGTCGCCTCGTCGATCGAGGAAGAGGTGGAAAAGATGCGCTGGGCCACGAAGTGGGGTGCGGACACCGTGATGGACCTCTCCACCGGCAAGAACATCCACGCCACCCGCGAGTGGATCCTGCGGAATTCCCCCGTGCCCATCGGCACCGTGCCGATCTATCAGGCGCTGGAAAAGGTGAATGGCAAGGCCGAGGACCTCACCTGGGAGCTCTACCGCGACACCCTCATCGAGCAGGCGGAGCAGGGCGTGGACTACTTCACCATCCATGCCGGCGTGCTGCTCCGCTTCGTCCCGCTCACCGCCAGCCGCATGACGGGCATCGTCTCGCGCGGCGGCTCCATCATGGCGAAGTGGTGCCTGGCGCACCACAAGGAGAACTTCCTCTACACCCATTGGGACGAGATCTGCGACATCTGCGCCGCCTACGATGTCTCCTTCTCCATCGGCGATGGCCTGCGCCCCGGCTCGGTGGCGGATGCGAATGACAAGGCGCAATTCGGCGAGCTGGAAGTGCAGGGCGAGCTCACGAAGCGCGCCTGGGCAAAGGGCTGCCAGGTCATGAACGAAGGCCCCGGCCACGTCCCGATGCACATGATCGAGGAAAACATGGCCAAGCAACTCGAGTGGTGCCACGAGGCTCCCTTCTACACCCTCGGGCCGCTCACCACCGACATCGCCCCCGGCTACGACCACATCACCAGCGGCATCGGTGCCGCCATGATCGGGTGGTATGGCTGCGCCATGCTCTGCTACGTCACGCCAAAGGAACACCTCGGCCTGCCGAACAAGAAGGACGTCAAGGACGGCGTCATCACCTACAAGCTCGCCGCTCACGCCGCCGACCTCGCCAAAGGCCACCCCGGTGCCCAATACCGCGACAATGCCCTCAGCAAGGCCCGCTTCGAGTTCCGCTGGGAAGACCAGTTCAACCTCGGCCTCGACCCCGAAACCGCCCGCGAATTCCACGACGAAACCCTCCCGCAGGATGGCGCCAAAACCGCCCACTTCTGCTCCATGTGCGGCCCGCACTTCTGCTCGATGAAGATCACCGAAGACGTCCGCAAATACGCCGCCGAACAAGGCATCTCCGAAGAAGCCGCCCTAGAAAAAGGCATGGTTGATAAATCGAAAGAGTTTGTCGAAAAGGGAGCTGAGGTTTACACGCCCGCGTAG
- a CDS encoding YceH family protein, with amino-acid sequence MNPKHRRRYSAEFKAQALALLETGKPVSFIAATGFGAVCFLVVPRGPLSLHSGATMQHFPEIQLTFQEARVLGCLLEKEILTPDSYPLTPNSLLLACNQTTSREPVTRFTGDEVAEALRGLSEKYLVEKNLGGRAPKFEHCIQDVLSMQRSERAVLTVLLLRGPQSAGEIRQRTDRLHTFSSLEEVEETLTWFIEYPHGPLVRRIPVGEGRRVETFVHLLSPAAADGYSGIVTPSAAADTPAENDWRAAIEARLASLEAEIAELKAGQTPRSVDGNP; translated from the coding sequence ATGAATCCGAAGCACCGGCGACGCTACTCCGCCGAATTCAAAGCACAGGCACTCGCGCTCCTCGAGACCGGCAAGCCCGTTTCCTTCATTGCAGCGACAGGCTTTGGGGCCGTGTGCTTTCTCGTGGTGCCTCGGGGTCCGCTGTCCTTACACTCCGGCGCGACCATGCAGCACTTCCCTGAAATCCAGCTCACGTTTCAAGAAGCCAGGGTCCTCGGCTGCTTGTTGGAAAAGGAAATTCTCACGCCCGACAGCTACCCGCTCACGCCGAACTCCCTGCTGCTGGCCTGCAACCAGACCACCAGCCGGGAACCCGTGACCCGCTTCACCGGGGACGAAGTGGCGGAGGCCCTGCGCGGACTTTCGGAGAAATACCTCGTCGAAAAGAACCTCGGCGGCCGTGCCCCGAAGTTCGAGCACTGCATCCAGGACGTGCTGAGCATGCAGCGGAGCGAGCGCGCCGTCCTGACCGTCCTGCTGCTACGCGGTCCCCAGAGCGCCGGGGAAATCCGCCAGCGCACCGACCGGCTGCACACCTTCTCCTCCCTGGAGGAAGTGGAAGAGACGCTCACGTGGTTCATCGAGTACCCGCACGGTCCGCTTGTCCGCCGTATCCCCGTCGGCGAAGGCCGCCGGGTCGAGACCTTCGTCCACCTCCTTTCACCCGCCGCCGCAGACGGCTACTCCGGCATCGTCACCCCTTCCGCCGCCGCCGACACACCTGCGGAGAACGATTGGCGTGCCGCCATCGAGGCGCGACTCGCCAGCCTCGAGGCCGAGATCGCAGAGCTCAAAGCCGGCCAGACGCCGCGATCCGTCGATGGGAATCCGTGA
- a CDS encoding AAA family ATPase: protein MVHIQRLTILDVGRISNLSLELHPGVNLICGPNGIGKTTILECIGQAFSRAYSTILRKRVGSDTGSFEIVATTHEGPLALRNELKFFTPETTRWSEGAGPWEKSVLTLKTNRFFNYIGIDSLQRDPSDENRHRALGATGIEFTDIKNWFVNRLLFSAHENALTTEQIANLELSKAAFSALDPTVTFSRILPASFDILLNTSNGEIYFEYLSSGFKSCLCLILGLIKEIEYRFNSPYIPASDFSGIVVIDELDLHLHPDWQAKLVPLLRTTFPHVQFVAATHSPHMIQEALPHEVIALTANEEGVVSRRELAYGDSGFQGWTIEEILTDIMGMSDTRSEKYHQLEREFEHAIAENNRDAAERIFSNLDSFLHPTNVQRKLFRLQFGRLED from the coding sequence ATGGTCCACATCCAGAGATTAACAATTCTAGACGTTGGACGAATCAGCAATTTGTCTTTGGAGCTTCACCCCGGCGTCAACCTGATCTGTGGACCCAATGGCATTGGAAAGACTACGATCCTAGAATGCATCGGGCAGGCGTTTAGCCGTGCGTACTCAACAATTCTACGAAAGCGAGTAGGATCAGACACGGGCAGCTTCGAGATCGTTGCGACTACCCACGAAGGGCCTCTGGCTTTACGAAATGAATTGAAATTTTTCACCCCTGAAACCACTCGATGGTCAGAGGGTGCAGGGCCATGGGAGAAAAGTGTACTTACACTAAAAACAAACCGCTTCTTCAACTATATAGGGATAGACTCCCTTCAGAGGGACCCCTCAGATGAGAATCGACATCGGGCGCTGGGTGCAACGGGAATCGAATTCACCGACATAAAGAATTGGTTCGTAAATCGACTCCTATTCTCGGCCCATGAAAACGCTCTAACGACGGAACAAATCGCCAATCTAGAACTCTCCAAGGCAGCATTCTCCGCATTGGATCCGACTGTTACGTTTTCACGGATTTTGCCAGCTTCCTTTGACATATTGCTAAATACGTCAAATGGAGAGATATACTTCGAATACCTCTCCTCAGGCTTCAAGTCTTGTCTCTGCCTGATTTTGGGATTAATCAAAGAAATTGAATATAGATTCAATTCACCTTATATTCCCGCATCAGATTTTTCAGGAATCGTGGTTATTGATGAACTAGATCTTCACCTTCATCCCGACTGGCAAGCCAAGCTAGTCCCGTTACTTCGAACCACTTTCCCACACGTCCAATTCGTAGCGGCCACTCACAGCCCTCACATGATACAAGAAGCCCTTCCTCATGAGGTAATCGCACTTACCGCTAATGAGGAAGGCGTGGTATCCCGACGGGAACTTGCATATGGTGATTCAGGATTCCAAGGTTGGACGATCGAAGAGATCCTCACAGACATAATGGGCATGTCAGATACTCGTTCAGAAAAATACCATCAACTAGAGCGGGAATTTGAACATGCCATAGCAGAGAATAACCGAGATGCAGCAGAACGGATTTTTTCCAATTTAGATAGCTTCCTACATCCTACCAATGTTCAGAGGAAGTTGTTCCGTCTTCAGTTCGGACGCCTAGAAGATTGA
- a CDS encoding PEP-CTERM sorting domain-containing protein, translating to MRKKINLAWLLFALPVGTSGAATVLYSENFNNEASPNYNAGTTPETNFGGLIGVLQSSGTGQGNNAGSTAWQFSSGLAGGASGGGSNGLRFGTSPGFNWATGPIGSLILADGGFSVSYDFDLNGFGAADDWMSVRVGNSAENIGVNNANVDYGVLTRGDGRMQTFEGGGPTMDVNEMGTASAPTVHRFTLQYAFTSFAAGSTVNFTGFVDGVPIGTDTFTWNGTDDVKIFLGGRVNGSLIDNVQVSTIPEPSVALLSGLGILALVRRRRI from the coding sequence ATGAGAAAAAAAATCAACCTCGCGTGGCTTCTGTTCGCTCTTCCAGTCGGCACTTCCGGTGCGGCGACTGTTTTATATAGCGAAAACTTCAACAACGAGGCGTCTCCCAACTACAATGCCGGCACCACTCCGGAAACCAATTTCGGTGGTTTGATCGGAGTCCTCCAATCAAGCGGGACCGGTCAGGGTAACAACGCCGGAAGCACCGCCTGGCAATTCTCTTCGGGGTTGGCGGGAGGGGCGTCCGGTGGTGGAAGCAATGGCCTCCGTTTCGGAACAAGTCCCGGTTTCAACTGGGCGACGGGTCCGATCGGCTCGCTCATCCTGGCTGACGGTGGCTTCTCGGTTTCATACGACTTCGATCTGAATGGATTTGGAGCGGCCGACGACTGGATGAGCGTCCGCGTCGGCAACAGTGCCGAGAACATCGGGGTCAACAACGCCAATGTTGATTACGGTGTTTTGACACGGGGTGATGGCAGGATGCAGACTTTCGAAGGCGGCGGTCCGACTATGGATGTCAACGAAATGGGGACTGCGAGCGCGCCGACCGTTCATAGATTCACCCTTCAATACGCGTTCACATCGTTTGCCGCCGGATCCACCGTGAATTTCACGGGTTTCGTGGACGGGGTTCCGATCGGCACGGATACCTTCACATGGAATGGAACGGATGACGTGAAGATCTTCCTCGGTGGCAGGGTGAACGGATCGCTGATCGACAACGTTCAGGTCAGCACCATTCCCGAGCCATCCGTGGCACTGCTCTCGGGTCTCGGGATTCTCGCTCTCGTCCGCCGCCGTCGGATCTGA
- a CDS encoding HNH endonuclease yields the protein MIKLQRPACPAELNAQTQADLTAEFIRTGQRAWDKPYIRSALRAMSGAKCAFCECMLEEESKYLEVEHFQHKAQYPDLVVEWTNLLPACRRCNGKKSVHDVIAEPIVNPSSEDPRDSLIFRCCRFEGLNEKGRTTVETLEINDYQSLALVRFKIAHEISEQLSDLAQRLRELPDGTDWNVRTRNRFVSKLKNLLIEAQPKSEYAATSSTVLLSSKEYAFIKAEFQRQGVWDEQLTDLEQLSQMITYP from the coding sequence ATGATCAAACTACAACGTCCGGCATGTCCAGCAGAACTGAACGCTCAAACTCAGGCGGATCTAACTGCCGAATTTATCCGGACCGGTCAGCGAGCTTGGGACAAGCCTTACATTAGGTCCGCTTTACGAGCCATGTCGGGCGCAAAATGCGCATTCTGCGAATGCATGTTAGAAGAAGAAAGCAAATATCTGGAAGTGGAGCACTTTCAGCACAAAGCTCAATATCCCGATTTGGTTGTAGAATGGACTAACCTCCTTCCAGCCTGCCGCCGCTGCAATGGAAAAAAATCAGTCCACGATGTAATTGCAGAGCCCATTGTTAACCCCAGCTCCGAAGATCCACGGGACAGCTTGATTTTCCGATGCTGTCGTTTTGAAGGTCTCAACGAGAAGGGTCGAACCACAGTGGAAACACTGGAAATTAACGACTACCAATCTTTGGCCCTGGTCCGCTTTAAGATTGCACATGAAATATCGGAACAATTATCTGACCTAGCGCAGAGGCTCAGAGAGTTGCCCGATGGGACGGATTGGAACGTGCGCACTCGCAATAGATTTGTCTCAAAACTTAAAAACCTGCTTATCGAGGCGCAGCCGAAGTCAGAATACGCTGCCACTTCGTCTACAGTTTTGCTTAGCAGCAAGGAATACGCTTTCATCAAAGCTGAGTTTCAGCGGCAAGGTGTTTGGGATGAACAGTTGACAGATCTAGAGCAGCTCTCACAAATGATTACATATCCTTGA